In the Flavisolibacter tropicus genome, one interval contains:
- a CDS encoding aspartyl protease family protein, with product MLKKAAFLLIYLSVFIPVLKAQTKPLEVLPLKMIGVHTLIELKINNSKPLKFVFDTGAGESALSEEAAEKLGLKNEKITKAMEGAGASAETWASEGNRINIGKTTLDSVTFWVTDLSNLNLKGEKVDGIIGYDLIKNFTALIDIDKQQIKLYPATAFSKISKGTPIDFTLVDNIPVFYATVKTINSAPVSGQFFFDTGAGLGVVLHAPLVTKNALIDKLPVKTTLKFSGLGGAFKAYQTTLESVTFAGFTLKDLPGTLSTATSGTAADSISAGTMGNDILSRFNILISYPLQKISVVPNKRFNNAFNFNVSGLKLRKAKEGYIFIDYVMEQSPAEKAGLKVNDVIVSMNGNNSMSLDEMVSLLSVSNRTITIRVKNKENVEREVSLQTERFY from the coding sequence ATGTTAAAGAAGGCGGCTTTCTTACTGATCTATCTAAGCGTTTTTATACCCGTACTGAAAGCGCAAACAAAACCATTGGAAGTGCTTCCTCTAAAAATGATTGGGGTACATACGCTTATTGAATTAAAGATCAATAACAGCAAGCCGCTGAAGTTTGTGTTTGATACCGGTGCAGGCGAAAGTGCGCTTAGCGAAGAGGCGGCAGAAAAGCTAGGACTGAAGAATGAAAAAATAACGAAGGCAATGGAAGGTGCGGGAGCCAGTGCTGAAACCTGGGCTTCGGAAGGCAATCGTATTAATATTGGTAAAACAACGTTAGATAGTGTTACGTTCTGGGTTACTGATCTATCGAACCTTAATCTAAAAGGTGAAAAAGTAGATGGCATTATCGGCTATGATCTTATCAAGAACTTCACTGCTTTAATTGATATCGATAAACAGCAGATTAAACTGTACCCGGCTACTGCCTTCTCTAAAATCAGCAAAGGCACCCCTATTGATTTTACACTGGTAGATAATATTCCTGTGTTTTATGCCACGGTAAAAACCATCAATTCGGCCCCAGTTAGTGGCCAGTTTTTCTTTGATACAGGTGCAGGCCTGGGTGTTGTTTTACACGCTCCATTGGTAACCAAAAACGCGCTTATTGATAAGCTTCCTGTTAAAACCACTTTGAAGTTTTCGGGTTTGGGCGGCGCGTTCAAGGCTTATCAAACAACGCTTGAGTCGGTTACATTTGCCGGTTTTACGTTGAAGGATCTGCCAGGCACGCTGTCTACCGCTACCAGTGGCACAGCCGCTGATTCCATATCTGCCGGCACTATGGGAAACGATATCTTAAGCCGGTTCAATATTTTGATCTCCTACCCCCTACAAAAAATTAGCGTGGTGCCAAATAAGCGTTTTAATAACGCCTTCAACTTTAACGTATCGGGATTGAAGTTGCGGAAAGCGAAGGAAGGATACATTTTTATTGATTATGTAATGGAACAGTCGCCTGCTGAAAAAGCGGGTTTAAAAGTGAACGACGTTATTGTTAGCATGAATGGGAATAATTCTATGTCCTTAGATGAAATGGTGTCTTTATTATCCGTCTCTAACCGTACGATTACGATCCGGGTTAAAAATAAGGAGAACGTGGAGCGGGAGGTGTCGTTACAGACAGAGCGTTTCTATTGA
- a CDS encoding class I SAM-dependent methyltransferase, which translates to MFYRAIKAGLKNKMLDIIAPSRFYWEQPGHCPCCDRDTVFVARHQWLRDQFQCTNCWCIPRERALMVTIEKHFPNWKALSIHESSPIDKGASKKLKDNCRHYTVSQYFPNDPFGSLVNGVHNEDLEAQTFADESFDLVITQDVFEHLYAPAKAFKEIARTLKKGGAHIFTVPIINRFQPTEVWASKGAHGEPVFLKDPEWHANPVDAKGSPVTIHWGYDIVDFIKVHSGLTTSIEYIDDLSKGIRAEFREVLVSKKM; encoded by the coding sequence ATGTTTTACCGAGCCATAAAAGCTGGACTCAAAAACAAAATGCTCGACATTATAGCTCCCTCCCGTTTTTATTGGGAACAACCCGGCCATTGTCCCTGTTGTGATCGTGATACTGTATTTGTGGCCAGGCACCAGTGGCTGCGGGATCAATTTCAATGCACCAATTGCTGGTGTATTCCGCGGGAAAGAGCCTTGATGGTGACCATAGAAAAACACTTTCCTAACTGGAAGGCGTTGTCCATCCATGAATCATCTCCTATTGATAAAGGCGCCTCAAAGAAGCTTAAAGACAACTGCCGCCATTATACCGTTTCCCAGTATTTTCCAAATGATCCATTTGGCAGCCTGGTCAATGGTGTTCATAATGAAGATCTGGAAGCACAGACCTTTGCAGATGAATCCTTTGACCTGGTAATTACCCAGGATGTATTTGAGCATCTCTATGCCCCTGCAAAGGCCTTTAAAGAGATAGCCCGCACGCTTAAAAAAGGAGGCGCTCATATTTTTACCGTCCCTATCATTAACCGGTTTCAGCCTACCGAAGTTTGGGCCAGCAAGGGCGCCCATGGAGAGCCTGTTTTTTTAAAAGATCCTGAATGGCATGCCAACCCGGTAGATGCCAAAGGATCGCCGGTAACCATTCATTGGGGTTATGATATTGTAGATTTTATAAAGGTGCATTCCGGACTGACTACTTCTATAGAATATATCGATGATCTGTCGAAAGGCATACGAGCGGAGTTTAGAGAGGTACTCGTAAGTAAGAAGATGTAG